One region of Miscanthus floridulus cultivar M001 chromosome 19, ASM1932011v1, whole genome shotgun sequence genomic DNA includes:
- the LOC136526731 gene encoding protein LE25-like, whose translation MFAIKEKAEDAASSSAKAKATADEKVEKAKTRDPLKKREAEEDKEDRKLQIESDERVEKAGHGPLGPERTVTHTAGER comes from the exons ATGTTCGCCATCAAAGAGAAGGCCGAGGACGCCGCTTCGTCGTCCGCCAAGGCCAAGGCCACCGCCGACGAGAAG GTTGAGAAGGCCAAGACGAGGGATCCGTTGAAGAAGCGGGAAGCCGAGGAGGACAAGGAGGACCGTAAGCTGCAGATCGAGTCCGACGAGCGAGTCGAGAAGGCCGGCCACGGCCCTCTCGGCCCCGAGAGGACCGTGACGCACACGGCCGGTGAGCGGTGA